The following coding sequences are from one Pseudonocardia sp. EC080619-01 window:
- a CDS encoding rhodanese-like domain-containing protein has protein sequence MNLRHHLRRAPAVDAADAVRLVADGALVVDVRRAFEWKRQHIPDAVHMPLEVLPERCVELPDDRLLITFCTSGLRSAGAANLLRENGFDAVNMTRGLIDWRAASGALTTG, from the coding sequence GTGAACCTGCGCCACCACCTGCGCCGGGCACCGGCCGTCGATGCGGCCGACGCGGTCCGGCTCGTCGCGGACGGCGCGCTCGTCGTCGACGTCCGGCGAGCCTTCGAGTGGAAGCGACAGCACATCCCGGACGCCGTGCACATGCCCCTCGAGGTCCTGCCCGAACGCTGTGTCGAACTCCCGGACGACCGTCTCCTCATCACGTTCTGCACCAGTGGGCTCCGCTCCGCCGGAGCGGCGAACCTGTTGCGGGAGAACGGGTTCGACGCGGTCAACATGACCCGAGGACTGATCGACTGGCGGGCGGCGAGTGGGGCGCTCACGACGGGCTGA
- a CDS encoding MFS transporter, with amino-acid sequence MTTGQRREDFLPADRGQQAPNAGRFLLLLFAANTFNFYDRAIPAIVAEPIKVEFALSDLDIGILAAAFTVVYALCGLPLGRLADHRSRAKIMGWGLVAWSALTAASGAAWNYTSLLLLRIGVGVGEASYAPAANSTIADLYPAEKRARAIGLFQLGLPVGLILAYFSVGAITEAFGSWRAPFVLAAVPGILIAIGFFLVREPRRGASEATPAATGREKVDRPFRRILAVPTMWWLIIAGIGANLAAYSVNTFTVPLFQRYFGASLTGAAALTGVVVGITGLVGLLAGGWLSDRAARRSSGARVLVGAVATLLSVPLTWFALTLGPEATGTFVLLFGVGWLLQYLYYTSAYPAVADVVPPRLRSTATAVFFAAFYLLGGAIGPVIAGALSDSFAATALAAGTGQAEAAAIGLRQALSVIVPISMLITAVGLFLATRTVQRDNERMKAATATG; translated from the coding sequence ATGACGACCGGACAGCGACGTGAGGACTTCCTGCCCGCCGACCGGGGACAGCAGGCCCCCAATGCCGGACGCTTCCTGCTGCTGTTGTTCGCGGCCAACACCTTCAACTTCTACGACCGCGCCATCCCGGCGATCGTGGCCGAGCCGATCAAGGTCGAGTTCGCACTGTCCGATCTGGACATCGGCATCCTCGCGGCGGCGTTCACCGTCGTCTACGCCCTGTGCGGGCTGCCGCTCGGCCGGCTCGCCGACCACCGCTCCCGGGCGAAGATCATGGGCTGGGGCCTGGTGGCGTGGAGCGCGCTGACGGCGGCGAGCGGCGCCGCCTGGAACTACACCTCGCTGCTCCTGCTGCGGATCGGCGTGGGCGTCGGCGAGGCGAGCTACGCCCCCGCCGCCAACTCGACGATCGCGGACCTCTACCCGGCCGAGAAGCGGGCCCGCGCCATCGGGCTGTTCCAGCTCGGCCTTCCGGTCGGGCTGATCCTGGCCTACTTCTCGGTCGGCGCGATCACCGAGGCGTTCGGGTCGTGGCGGGCACCGTTCGTCCTCGCCGCAGTGCCCGGGATCCTGATCGCGATCGGCTTCTTCCTCGTCCGCGAGCCCCGGCGTGGCGCGTCCGAGGCGACTCCGGCAGCCACGGGGCGCGAGAAGGTCGACCGTCCGTTCCGGAGGATCCTGGCCGTCCCGACGATGTGGTGGCTGATCATCGCGGGGATCGGCGCCAACCTCGCCGCGTACTCGGTCAACACGTTCACCGTGCCGCTGTTCCAGCGCTACTTCGGCGCGTCGCTGACCGGTGCGGCCGCGCTGACCGGCGTCGTCGTCGGGATCACCGGGCTGGTCGGGCTGCTCGCTGGCGGGTGGCTCTCCGACCGTGCCGCCCGGCGGTCGTCCGGGGCGCGGGTGCTGGTCGGCGCCGTGGCCACGCTGCTCTCGGTGCCGCTCACCTGGTTCGCGCTCACCCTCGGCCCCGAGGCGACCGGGACGTTCGTGCTGCTGTTCGGTGTCGGCTGGCTGCTGCAGTACCTCTACTACACCTCGGCGTACCCGGCCGTCGCCGACGTCGTCCCACCGCGCCTGCGCTCCACCGCGACCGCCGTCTTCTTCGCCGCGTTCTACCTGCTGGGCGGCGCCATCGGCCCGGTGATCGCGGGGGCGCTCTCCGACTCGTTCGCGGCGACGGCGCTGGCCGCCGGCACGGGGCAGGCCGAGGCGGCCGCGATCGGGCTGCGGCAGGCGCTGTCGGTCATCGTCCCGATCTCGATGCTGATCACGGCGGTCGGCCTGTTCCTGGCGACCCGGACCGTCCAGCGCGACAACGAGCGGATGAAGGCCGCGACGGCGACGGGCTGA
- a CDS encoding LLM class flavin-dependent oxidoreductase, whose translation MRLGYLTHVTGDDPARAYRETVDLAVRAEELGYDSFWVAQHHDGHLGGRLPSPLVLLAAVAERTRLIRLGTAVVALPLEDPRRLAEDAAVLDALSGGRLELGVGAGADDEASVRFGRHYDDRHTDTLAALDVLLELLPPPLAEQRVWWATSSEVDAAAARGLGVISGRPPAEGTVVPDLARYWTYARGLPRVALSRPLPAGHSTGRVIDDLLADPALPWAGETIVQAQPTTAPADVHREVLERTARFVRPFLGVAGPAHPAPVAQAAEPVVDDVPLLRPRPVLRAR comes from the coding sequence GTGCGGCTCGGCTATCTCACCCACGTCACGGGCGACGACCCCGCGCGGGCGTACCGCGAGACCGTCGACCTGGCCGTCCGCGCCGAGGAGCTCGGGTACGACTCGTTCTGGGTCGCCCAGCACCACGACGGCCACCTCGGCGGCCGGTTGCCGTCGCCGCTGGTCCTGCTCGCCGCCGTCGCGGAGCGCACCCGGCTGATCCGGCTCGGGACGGCCGTCGTCGCGCTGCCGCTGGAGGACCCGCGTCGTCTCGCGGAGGACGCCGCCGTGCTCGACGCGCTGTCCGGCGGCCGGCTGGAGCTGGGCGTCGGCGCCGGGGCCGACGACGAGGCGTCCGTCCGGTTCGGACGTCACTACGACGACCGGCACACCGACACCCTCGCCGCGCTCGACGTGCTGCTCGAACTGCTCCCGCCGCCGCTGGCCGAGCAGCGGGTGTGGTGGGCGACGTCGTCCGAGGTGGACGCCGCGGCCGCCCGTGGGCTGGGCGTGATCTCAGGGCGGCCGCCCGCGGAGGGCACCGTCGTCCCGGACCTCGCCCGGTACTGGACCTACGCCCGTGGCCTGCCCCGGGTCGCGCTGTCCCGGCCGCTCCCCGCGGGCCACTCGACCGGTCGCGTGATCGACGACCTCCTCGCCGATCCCGCACTCCCGTGGGCGGGCGAGACGATCGTGCAGGCCCAGCCGACCACGGCACCGGCCGACGTGCACCGCGAGGTGCTGGAACGGACGGCGCGGTTCGTGCGCCCGTTCCTCGGGGTCGCCGGGCCGGCGCACCCCGCGCCCGTCGCACAGGCCGCGGAGCCCGTCGTCGACGACGTCCCGCTGCTGCGGCCGCGGCCCGTCCTGCGGGCACGGTAG